A stretch of the Panicum virgatum strain AP13 chromosome 9N, P.virgatum_v5, whole genome shotgun sequence genome encodes the following:
- the LOC120689743 gene encoding aspartyl protease family protein 1-like isoform X2, translated as MTSRLFNALLLFLLFAAASLGRGGAVQTTPSLEFHHRFSAPVRRWLEARGHALPGGWPAPGGAAYVAALAEHDRHHAMSAAGAGGSGEAPPLTFAEGNATLKVSNLGFLHYALVTVGTPGQTFMVALDTGSDLFWLPCQCDSCTPPATAASGSASFYNPGMSSTSKVIPCSSNFCDLQKECSTTSQCPYKMVYVSAGTSSSGFLVEDVLYLSTENSHPHILKAQIMLGCGQTQTGSFLDAAAPNGLFGLGIDKASVPSILAQKGLIPNSFSMCFGRDGIGRINFGDQGSSDQQETPLDINQRHPTYTISITGIAIENKLTDLEFSTIFDTGTSFTYLADPAYTYITQTFHAQVQANRHAADSRIPFEYCYDLSSGEARIPTPDIILRTVSGSLFPVIDPGQVISIQEHEYVYCLAIVKSMKLNIIGQNFMTGLRVVFDRERRILGWKKFNFFSPSTSENYSPEEARNPTGVSQLRPLNNSSPGTLQDSFLFMLLLIGSLVHYALIPLVGVGLIRL; from the exons ATGACCTCCCGACTCTTCAACGCTTTGTTGCTGTTCCTCCTTTTTGCCGCCGCCTCTCTGGGCCGCGGTGGCGCTGTTCAGACGACGCCGTCGCTTGAGTTCCACCACCGGTTCTCCGCGCCTGTGCGGCGGTGGCTGGAGGCCCGCGGGCACGCGCTCCCCGGCGGGTGGCCGGCCCCTGGCGGTGCTGCGTATGTCGCCGCCCTTGCCGAGCACGACCGTCACCACGCGATGTCggctgctggtgctggaggtAGCGGCGAGGCCCCTCCGCTAACTTTCGCCGAGGGAAACGCCACCCTCAAGGTCAGCAACCTCGGATT TTTGCACTATGCTCTCGTGACCGTAGGCACACCAGGGCAAACGTTCATGGTGGCTCTGGACACTGGGAGCGACCTCTTCTGGCTGCCGTGCCAGTGTGATAGCTGCACGCCGCCTGCGACGGCTGCTTCGGGATCA GCTTCCTTTTACAACCCTGGTATGTCATCAACTAGCAAAGTCATTCCATGCAGTAGCAACTTTTGTGATCTTCAAAAAGAATGCTCCACGACATCACAATGTCCATACAAGATGGTGTATGTCTCTGCGGGCACATCAtcttctggatttttagttgaGGATGTACTTTATCTCTCAACGGAGAATTCACATCCTCACATTCTTAAGGCGCAGATAATGCTTGG TTGTGGACAgactcaaactgggtcatttcTGGATGCTGCTGCTCCTAATGGCCTTTTTGGACTTGGAATAGACAAGGCTTCAGTTCCAAGCATTTTAGCGCAGAAAGGTCTGATACCTAACTCCTTCTCGATGTGCTTTGGACGTGATGGTATTGGGAGGATAAACTTTGGAGATCAAGGAAGCTCGGACCAACAAGAGACACCTCTTGATATCAACCAACGACA TCCCACCTACACCATCAGTATCACTGGGATTGCCATTGAAAATAAGCTAACAGACTTGGAATTCAGTACTATTTTCGACACTGGTACCTCCTTCACATACTTGGCGGACCcagcatatacatatataaccCAGACT TTTCACGCACAAGTTCAAGCAAATCGCCATGCTGCTGACTCGAGAATTCCTTTTGAATATTGCTATGATCTGAG CTCTGGTGAAGCAAGGATTCCAACTCCTGATATAATCCTGAGAACAGTAAGTGGAAGTCTGTTTCCTGTGATTGATCCAGGGCAAGTAATCTCAATTCAG GAACATGAATATGTTTATTGCCTGGCAATTGTCAAGAGCATGAAGCTCAATATTATAGGGC AAAATTTCATGACTGGTCTTCGTGTAGTGTTCGATCGAGAAAGGAGAATTCTTGGATGGAAGAAATTCAATT TTTTTTCACCTTCAACGTCTGAGAACTACTCTCCTGAGGAAGCAAGGAATCCAACTGGTGTTTCCCAGTTGAGACCTTTGAACAATTCATCTCCTGGAACGTTACAAGATAGTTTTCTTTTCATGCTTCTTTTAATTGGTTCACTGGTGCATTATGCTCTGATTCCTCTTGTTGGTGTAGGGTTGATCCGGCTGTAA
- the LOC120689743 gene encoding aspartyl protease family protein 1-like isoform X1: MTSRLFNALLLFLLFAAASLGRGGAVQTTPSLEFHHRFSAPVRRWLEARGHALPGGWPAPGGAAYVAALAEHDRHHAMSAAGAGGSGEAPPLTFAEGNATLKVSNLGFLHYALVTVGTPGQTFMVALDTGSDLFWLPCQCDSCTPPATAASGSASFYNPGMSSTSKVIPCSSNFCDLQKECSTTSQCPYKMVYVSAGTSSSGFLVEDVLYLSTENSHPHILKAQIMLGCGQTQTGSFLDAAAPNGLFGLGIDKASVPSILAQKGLIPNSFSMCFGRDGIGRINFGDQGSSDQQETPLDINQRHPTYTISITGIAIENKLTDLEFSTIFDTGTSFTYLADPAYTYITQTFHAQVQANRHAADSRIPFEYCYDLSSGEARIPTPDIILRTVSGSLFPVIDPGQVISIQEHEYVYCLAIVKSMKLNIIGQNFMTGLRVVFDRERRILGWKKFNCYDTDSSNPLSTNSRNSSVFSPSTSENYSPEEARNPTGVSQLRPLNNSSPGTLQDSFLFMLLLIGSLVHYALIPLVGVGLIRL; the protein is encoded by the exons ATGACCTCCCGACTCTTCAACGCTTTGTTGCTGTTCCTCCTTTTTGCCGCCGCCTCTCTGGGCCGCGGTGGCGCTGTTCAGACGACGCCGTCGCTTGAGTTCCACCACCGGTTCTCCGCGCCTGTGCGGCGGTGGCTGGAGGCCCGCGGGCACGCGCTCCCCGGCGGGTGGCCGGCCCCTGGCGGTGCTGCGTATGTCGCCGCCCTTGCCGAGCACGACCGTCACCACGCGATGTCggctgctggtgctggaggtAGCGGCGAGGCCCCTCCGCTAACTTTCGCCGAGGGAAACGCCACCCTCAAGGTCAGCAACCTCGGATT TTTGCACTATGCTCTCGTGACCGTAGGCACACCAGGGCAAACGTTCATGGTGGCTCTGGACACTGGGAGCGACCTCTTCTGGCTGCCGTGCCAGTGTGATAGCTGCACGCCGCCTGCGACGGCTGCTTCGGGATCA GCTTCCTTTTACAACCCTGGTATGTCATCAACTAGCAAAGTCATTCCATGCAGTAGCAACTTTTGTGATCTTCAAAAAGAATGCTCCACGACATCACAATGTCCATACAAGATGGTGTATGTCTCTGCGGGCACATCAtcttctggatttttagttgaGGATGTACTTTATCTCTCAACGGAGAATTCACATCCTCACATTCTTAAGGCGCAGATAATGCTTGG TTGTGGACAgactcaaactgggtcatttcTGGATGCTGCTGCTCCTAATGGCCTTTTTGGACTTGGAATAGACAAGGCTTCAGTTCCAAGCATTTTAGCGCAGAAAGGTCTGATACCTAACTCCTTCTCGATGTGCTTTGGACGTGATGGTATTGGGAGGATAAACTTTGGAGATCAAGGAAGCTCGGACCAACAAGAGACACCTCTTGATATCAACCAACGACA TCCCACCTACACCATCAGTATCACTGGGATTGCCATTGAAAATAAGCTAACAGACTTGGAATTCAGTACTATTTTCGACACTGGTACCTCCTTCACATACTTGGCGGACCcagcatatacatatataaccCAGACT TTTCACGCACAAGTTCAAGCAAATCGCCATGCTGCTGACTCGAGAATTCCTTTTGAATATTGCTATGATCTGAG CTCTGGTGAAGCAAGGATTCCAACTCCTGATATAATCCTGAGAACAGTAAGTGGAAGTCTGTTTCCTGTGATTGATCCAGGGCAAGTAATCTCAATTCAG GAACATGAATATGTTTATTGCCTGGCAATTGTCAAGAGCATGAAGCTCAATATTATAGGGC AAAATTTCATGACTGGTCTTCGTGTAGTGTTCGATCGAGAAAGGAGAATTCTTGGATGGAAGAAATTCAATT GTTATGATACTGATAGTTCAAACCCTCTCTCCACCAACTCACGGAATTCGTCAGTTTTTTCACCTTCAACGTCTGAGAACTACTCTCCTGAGGAAGCAAGGAATCCAACTGGTGTTTCCCAGTTGAGACCTTTGAACAATTCATCTCCTGGAACGTTACAAGATAGTTTTCTTTTCATGCTTCTTTTAATTGGTTCACTGGTGCATTATGCTCTGATTCCTCTTGTTGGTGTAGGGTTGATCCGGCTGTAA